The DNA region ATAGATAAACCAACAATACTAATTTTAAATGATTTGCACTTttatcttgttttttttttcatatagcTTTGAATAAATTGATTGGGCTTTAATGAAAgtcaatatacatacataaatagttttagtatgtaaatagaaacaaacaaagaagAATTTCAAATTGTGCTACCTGCTtaataacaaattaattataatatatgTTTGGTTAAAAAAACAACTGTTTAATTAAATTCGATTTGAAAGATTTTAATTCGGCCTACAAGTATAGTATATAGattaactttttttcttttcactgTAGCCTACTTTTTGggccaagaaaaaaaaactacaaagagaaaaacagtttttgaattcattttgaaATTCGATTTATTGCTTTGGCTTAGGTAAATACAACATATGCTTctatgtgtgtctgtctgtgtatatatatatagtatgtatatatagatctGTTTTtctctacatatgtatatatgaaaatatattttccaacttctttccagttttgctcttcattttttttggcttCGCTTTTGAGGTAATCTTTTGTGAATTCTCAAGATTGCAAAGTTGACGGAGAATATCTCTGgctatatacttatatatgtatatatatatatatatgtatgtatgtctatatAATTGCTTTTCGTTAGACCAAAAACCATTTCCATGAGTCGCTATGAGTCCAGGTCGTCTTTGTTGTTTAACTTTGTTTTGCAGATTACGAGGAAGTTCGTGGCTGACTGGGCACATATTTCTCCGATGGCTGATATTGCCATTGGGCACAGATTTCCTCCTGTTCCGTTTGATTGTAGCCAGCTCTGTTATGGGcagattaaattaaattttcatgtcGTTTTTGTGATTATAatttattagaaaaaaaaaaaaaacagaaacactTCATGCAAACGAAATATTTGGAGTGAGGAACACATGCATATGATGACTATATATGTTTGACTATGATTGAGAGTTCATGGATCTATATACTACTAATACTACAGGTGCAACAGTCTTCTCAACTCTGGCTTTTCATGATGACTAACTCCACCCATAGCTGTCACCATAGCCAGGCGGTTCTGGTCCGAGTCGTGGCCCTGGCCGCTCATAGTAATAGCCCGATCTCGATCTTGGCGGTGGAACTTCTCGACTGACCGGCGCATATAGACTATCCCAGAGAACCCGCGGCCTCTGGACTACCTCACGTATTATATTGACCGCCGCAAGGCCAACACTGGCCAGTTTAACGCCAAATCGTCGAGCACTTTGCTTAACCGGCGCAAAAACAGGAACGGCCAGGGACCGACCCTGGGGATGAGCCAATATCTTGGATATCAAATTATCCCCATGCGGTGGGACATAAAGATCCGCCTGCCGGAATTCAGCCGGACATTGATTTGAGCCATAAAAATAATCCTCGAACCTCTGATGCGCAGAACAGGGACTGCGTTCCTGGAAGCATGTCACCTGGACCACATTATAGAAAATGGCTCCCAATGTGTTAGCCGTTTCCGTATTGGCCGCCTGCAGGCAACGTCTAAATCGGGCATCGCAATCGCAATGGGAACGAGTGAAGGTGCCCCTATTGCACAATCCACGTCGACATTCGCCCACATTGAGTACATCGGGACACATGTCATGTTCCCGACAGCAGCGATCCTCGCGTGCGTGTGCACCCAGATCATCGTAGCTTGTTGCCGCAGTGCCAGGACCACACCATTTAGTCCCAGGATAAATAAAGCCCAATCCACCACGAAACTCATTGCCATACGAGCCCTGACGTCGGCAAACCTCTTCCAGTTCCATAACCGATTCACGTGGCACCTGACGAATACGTCTTGGATCCGATTGCAACAACATGCGTTGTATATCGCCACTGCCAAAAAGATAtaaagatataaattaaatatatgtacatacatatgtatgtcagTGTCCACTCACCGATCTGTATGCATTTTGCAGAAGGGATGCCGGGAGGACAACTCCACCATTACCGTCATGGTCATGTCCGAGATAAGAACAGCTGAGCCGGAACTGGTTAGCATCATCTGACCGATGACTAACAGTACCAGCGACAACGCCAGCAAACTCATGgctaaaacaatgaaaagatatatgtatatgttatcAACATTACAGATTAATCCAACGGATTAGCCACAAAAGTCTTGACTTATTTCGAAAATCGTGTTAGACCAAGTAAATTGCAAGTATTCATTAGATCGTCGAAGATCTAAAACGTCTCTTTTCAGGAtttgttttctaaatttctTTTAGATCTATAATGCTAGAGTGTTGACTTTATACAAGTAAGTTTCTATTTATTGATACAAATGTGAATTTAGCCAAAGATTCAACCAATATGTCATATAGCTTCTATGGAAAATCGATCAAGAATGGAATTTTAGATcaataacatttttattttggaagGGATTGTCATAAAAGTTTATAACTAAATACGATACTATTCTTTAGCACACATAACTGGATATAGTTACTTTAGAAAAGATCAGTTGGGAATTCAGTTTATAGCCTATAAGTTCAGATCgaactactatatcatatgtacataaatgtaGCATGAGACCCAAACAACAATTTTGATTAGAAATAAATTGTTTCTATCTCAATTTTGAATTTAGACACAATGTTCTTAATGTTTATAAACAATCATGTTTATAGACATCTTTAGAAGAGATTGGCACAACATTGTGTCTAAACAAACATATGTTTgtttacaaaaacaaactgtTTCTTTTTGGCCCTCTGATTAGTTTCTGCAACCTTTTCTATATAACCATTTGAAGGACTGACCATGGTTAGCTTTATGTGGGCCATCATTAGCACCaatgttgttattgttgttgctattgttgttattgttggtgcTGTTGCTGCCTCTGCCGATGTCGCTGCTAGTTAATTAACAGTTGAATAGATCTGCTCGCCCGCATAGCATgaatttttgcatttctatAAGAGCTCGGTGACCTCTGTGTCTCACCGGCGCGCCGGTGCAGAGAATAAATCGCCACACTGGAAccattataatttgttttcataGTGTTAATCAATTCCAATATAATTTCGGTTCATAGGTAAAATGAAAACCACTGTAAGCATAACAAACGAAGAGCAAaccaaccaaaccaaaatgcgcaaaaaacacaacaaattgttggtcaaaaataaaagccaaaatGATGACCAACGGAAACCGAAATCGAAACCGAAAATCAAACTGTATAGCAGAGGCGGAGATCGCGACCTACCCCAAGAAgcgaaataacaaaaatataagaaaatacgaaaaaaacaaaattaaaattttaattaataagtCAATATGTCGACTTTGCAATActcttcttcttgtttttttttgaagatgAATAAGCTACAAACATTTTATTAGGTAGCTATGTTGCTAGAGAGGGACTTGTTGCCAGAAACTCAAAGGAATTGCGATAGAGACATGTTGCTGGAGTGTCATGTTGGTAAAGAATTATGATGCTAGGTAACTATTTTCATTCAGAATCATTTTGAGGGAGTGTCTGCTTCTCAGAGACTCATTTGTATTGCTAGAGAACCATGTTGATAGAGAATTATGTTGCGGGAGTGTCCAGTTATCAGAGAGTCACTCATGTTGCTATACATAGAGTCTTGTTGCCATGTTGCTAGTAAGTCATACTGCTAAAGATTCTTGTTGTCAGTTCTGCTAGAGACTCAACTTGATATACATAAACATTGAAGAAGAGTTTAGTTGCTAAgccatttcttttttcttgctAAACAGAGTTTACTAGCGataaatgtatgttttgtgagAGTATCAAAGCTGAAGACAGGAAGACTTATCTCTCAAATTAGAGGCGTTAACATGTTAcgaattcttttttttttcatctcttTGTCTCTTTCGGAATGGAAAAGGTGAAGGTCAGTTAGGTACAATTTTTCCATCTATCATGTCTCCACTAGCCGAAAAGATACATTCATACGTTTGCGTATAGTTGTAAAACATTCAAAGTGATATTCATATACAGCAATTCGAGTCTCGAGTTAATAATTAATGATGACATTTTCGAGGCGCTTATTATAAGTATTATTTATTGTTGctcttttttcttatttttttttttttgcttttgttttgttgcatTGTTACAGTTTCAATTCCAGTTCCATTTTCGGTTTCAGTTTCGGTTCATTGTCAAGAGGATGTGAgggtgttgtttttgttgttgttgtattggTGTGGTTGAGTATTCTGTCAGTATGTCAGTCAATCAATCAGCTTAACAATTGTTCAATTCGATCGATCAATCTTCATTCACATGAGTTTGATCAATAAATAGTATGTCAGCATCTGATAATTCTAGTGATTCAACGCGAAAAAcatctatatttatataatctaaagcgcaattaatgaaaattaatgaGACTTTATAATTGTTTAAGTGTTTTTGCTATTATCAAACAAATTCTATAAAGATTTTGTCAAAGAAAGagtttaaatttgaaaactcTTCTCTTTAAGGAAagatataaatttttcaattggagcttcaataaagtttaaattgtacacaaaaatctttataaaaattcaaattcttgaaaaaaaacattacaaaattttCGAAATTCTTAAGAATTTTGAAGCTAAAAGTCTCTTTactgaagttttttttttgcttaaaaagAGAAAGACAAGACTTGTTTGCCTAGGCGATCTAATTTAATCTGCTCCCATAAAGAAACcgtttagtttttaatttcaatcttGTTTGAATTTGGTCTGAGCTTCTGCGTTTTGCTCTTGATGTTTTTGAGTCtgcataaatttcaatgtCAATACTTTTGCTTTTCAATTTCATGGCATAATAAGCAACTTGGTGCCTGTCTGTccatctgtctgtctgtcgaTCGAACGCGTTTATTATTAGTtaacttctttttctttaaagatttttgtttttttcttttattgtttttgttttttatgattattatttatttatttctatgttGTTTTGCAAATGAAACGCTAAAATGGTAATCGATTTGAGCGAACCAAATACCAAGTACAATGACCGCAGGTCTATCTATTTGATCACTTGAACAGTTTtcgattttttgtttgtttgcttttattattattatttttttttctttactttactGTCACTCAACAGAAAGAGATCAACATCAACACAGCATAAAAatatgatcatgatgatgatcatgtTGGGGCCGGGGCCGATAAACCTCGGGGAATgtgttgtatatatgtacatattaaaGATATGCGTATACTTTGTACCCTTTCCAAAAATGAGTGTGAACTTTGACTTTGTTGTTAAACTTGAAAGAttccattaaaaaaaaaaaacaaactataaACCAGCTAAACTGAAGTGTCAATACCCTAGGAGCTAAACATAAAGTACAGATCAAATTGAAAGGTTTATTTAGGATATTTTATGAGGCTACGTTCTAAAATCAACTTTGGAATTATAAGCTGTGGTTTCTCTTGTTCGCTTTATGTATGTAGTTGTAACTCCCAACTGGTTCTAGTTTTGAAGCTGTGCAATGGCATTACAATTCTAGACTCTGCTGATGAGCAACCTTGGCAGTTCTTTAAATTATTGTCATCTGCATCACTTTTATAGATATCCTGATCCTTATGATTCTATAGACTACAAGCTCTAAGAGTTTGATTCGGAAGGCTCTTAAGCATTGATCATATAGTCTAGACCTGTTTTCTGTCCTTTTAATAATACATCAATAGAAAGTTCGGACATTAAGGGTATAACATATGAGCATACTGATCTCTAGGATACGCAGTCATATTAGATATGAACATTCAATACTATGTCTGTTATGGCCGAAAGCTAATGTTCTTTGATGTGTGAGGGTAAAACAAAGTTTTTCGATATCAGAAAGATATAtttattcatacatatatacatatgtatgattGTCCCCTAGCCAAAGGGTAGATATGTGGGTCTTGGAGGGGCTGGGTGGCCGGGGGTATTAAATGAGAGTCAGTCTTGGCTTGGTCTTGAATCATACCATCAATCAAAGTGCACCTGTTCCTCCTTCTTTACTTAGCAGTCGGTAACACATTCCCTTTCGCCCCCCGCCCGTCATATAAAACACCTCGAGTGGCGCATCAAAACTGGTTTCTTACTGAATTGTTACTGTTTGCAT from Drosophila willistoni isolate 14030-0811.24 chromosome XL unlocalized genomic scaffold, UCI_dwil_1.1 Seg141, whole genome shotgun sequence includes:
- the LOC6648395 gene encoding acidic phospholipase A2 PA4 produces the protein MSLLALSLVLLVIGQMMLTSSGSAVLISDMTMTVMVELSSRHPFCKMHTDRGDIQRMLLQSDPRRIRQVPRESVMELEEVCRRQGSYGNEFRGGLGFIYPGTKWCGPGTAATSYDDLGAHAREDRCCREHDMCPDVLNVGECRRGLCNRGTFTRSHCDCDARFRRCLQAANTETANTLGAIFYNVVQVTCFQERSPCSAHQRAGYNQTEQEEICAQWQYQPSEKYVPSQPRTSS